From a region of the Helianthus annuus cultivar XRQ/B chromosome 5, HanXRQr2.0-SUNRISE, whole genome shotgun sequence genome:
- the LOC110942439 gene encoding endo-1,4-beta-xylanase 1 has product MASSSSMCNIIHNHDFSNGMHSWHTNCCDGTVVSTDACNRYALISNRKECWQGLEQDITTRVSSGITYTLCARVGVSGTHHAHVIATLKLEYHGSETKYMFITRTSVSKGRWENLEGTFVLSDKPDPDRVVFYLEGPDPGVNLLVQHVLVSSDSTNSTGRYGKDENIILNPNLEEGVNKWSGRGCQIGVHRSMRDGKILPRSGNFFASTTQRAHTWNGIQQDITTRVERKLAYNVIATVRIVGNNSCDAAEIRATMWVKTSDSREQYIGIASTHATDKEWVELQGTFVLNGYPSKVVVYLEGPPPGIDILLDGFVVKRANRIPPSPRPLFQNADFGVNIIANSDLRSGTKGWFPLGNCKLSVAPPSAAGRNTLGSQSGHHSIHATHRTHTWMGPAQLITDKVKLFLTYQVSAWVRLVPGATGSPQNVNVALGVDDQWVNAGQVEVNDDRWHEICGSFRIEKPAGKVMVYVQGPAPEISFMVARFQIFAVDRQARFRQLKHQTDKIRKRGITLKFTTSDSRSMHGATVKIQQLHNSFPIGSCISRTNIDNEDFVAFFLKHFNWAVFGNELKWYWTESQRGNFNYRDADELLKFCEDNNIGVRGHCIFWEVEDTVQNWVKSLGRDDLAVAVQNRLKGLVKRYKGKMKHYDVNNEMLHGSFYQDRLGEDIRAKMFKEAKRLDPSAVLFVNDYHVEDGCDTRSSPEKYIDQIVHLEEQGAPVGGIGIQGHIDSPVGSIVCCALDKLGKTGLPIWFTELDVCSMNEHVRADDLEVMMREAFAHPAVEGIMLWGFWESFMSREKCHLVDAEGQVNEAGKRFIELKKEWLSDGDGYINEQSEFSFRGFEGTYQVIIQNKIVKTFVVQQQQQQQVVVVVYVD; this is encoded by the exons ATGGCAAGCAGCAGCAGCATGTGTAATATCATACACAATCATGATTTCTCTAATGGCATGCATTCATGGCACACAAACTGCTGTGACGGCACTGTTGTTTCCACAGACGCATGCAATCGTTACGCCCTCATTTCAAATAGGAAGGAATGTTGGCAAGGCTTGGAACAAGATATCACCACCAGAGTTTCCTCGGGTATAACTTACACCCTCTGTGCCCGTGTTGGAGTTTCCGGGACCCATCATGCTCATGTCATTGCCACACTTAAACTTGAATACCATGGATCAGAAACTAAGTATATGTTCATCACAAG GACCTCTGTTTCAAAGGGTAGGTGGGAGAATTTGGAGGGTACATTTGTTTTATCAGATAAGCCTGACCCTGACCGAGTTGTGTTTTATTTGGAGGGGCCTGATCCTGGTGTAAATCTACTTGTACAACATGTGCTAGTTTCTTCTGAT AGTACCAATTCAACCGGGAGATATGGCAAAGATGAAAACATCATACTGAACCCCAACTTGGAGGAGGGTGTTAATAAGTGGTCTGGAAGAGGGTGCCAGATCGGTGTTCATCGGTCTATGCGAGATGGAAAAATCCTACCCAGGTCCGGAAACTTTTTTGCATCCACAACGCAACGTGCGCACACATGGAATGGGATTCAACAAGATATTACAACAAGAGTTGAGCGAAAGCTTGCTTACAATGTTATTGCAACAGTCAGAATCGTTGGTAATAATAGTTGTGATGCTGCTGAAATTAGAGCTACCATGTGGGTTAAGACCTCAGATTCCCGTGAACAATACATAGGCATCGCCAG CACACACGCAACCGACAAGGAGTGGGTAGAGTTGCAAGGGACGTTTGTTTTAAATGGTTACCCGTCAAAGGTAGTCGTATATTTAGAAGGTCCACCTCCTGGTATTGATATTCTTCTTGATGGTTTTGTGGTTAAGCGTGCAAACAGAATTCCTCCTTCGCCTAGACCACTTTTTCAG AATGCAGATTTCGGGGTTAATATAATTGCAAACAGCGATCTACGTAGCGGAACAAAAGGATGGTTTCCCCTTGGTAATTGTAAGCTGAGTGTTGCACCCCCATCAGCAGCAGGTAGAAACACCCTGGGCTCCCAAAGTGGTCATCACTCTATTCATGCCACCCATCGCACACACACCTGGATGGGTCCTGCACAGCTCATTACAGACAAAGTCAAGCTCTTTCTCACATACCAAGTATCTGCTTGGGTTAGACTGGTTCCAGGAGCCACCGGTTCCCCTCAGAATGTAAACGTGGCTCTTGGAGTGGACGACCAGTGGGTGAATGCTGGACAAGTTGAGGTCAATGATGACAGGTGGCATGAAATCTGTGGGTCCTTTAGGATTGAGAAACCTGCAGGTAAAGTGATGGTCTACGTTCAAGGTCCTGCTCCAGAAATCAGTTTTATGGTTGCCAGATTTCAAATCTTTGCTGTTGATCGCCAGGCAAGATTCAGGCAATTAAAGCATCAAACTGACAAG ATTCGTAAACGTGGCATCACTCTGAAATTCACAACCTCCGACTCGAGAAGCATGCATGGAGCGACGGTGAAAATCCAACAACTACACAACAGTTTCCCAATTGGGTCCTGCATTAGCCGAACAAATATTGACAATGAAGATTTTGTTGCCTTTTTCTTGAAACATTTCAACTGGGCTGTGTTTGGAAACGAGCTCAAGTGGTACTGGACGGAATCACAGCGTGGCAACTTTAACTACAGAGACGCGGATGAGCTTCTCAAGTTTTGTGAGGATAACAACATCGGTGTTCGTGGGCATTGCATCTTTTGGGAGGTTGAAGATACAGTTCAAAACTGGGTGAAGAGCCTTGGCAGAGATGATTTAGCTGTGGCTGTACAAAACCGTTTGAAGGGCCTTGTTAAGCGATACAAAGGCAAGATGAAGCACTATGATGTAAACAATGAGATGCTTCACGGGTCTTTTTACCAAGACCGGTTGGGTGAAGACATTAGAGCCAAAATGTTCAAAGAAGCAAAGCGGTTAGACCCGTCAGCCGTTTTGTTCGTGAACGACTATCATGTTGAAGACGGATGTGATACAAGATCATCCCCAGAGAAATACATTGACCAAATTGTTCATCTTGAAGAACAAGGGGCACCTGTTGGAGGGATTGGTATTCAAGGGCATATAGATAGTCCGGTGGGTTCCATTGTGTGTTGTGCTCTGGACAAACTGGGGAAGACTGGGCTTCCAATCTGGTTCACAGAGCTTGATGTTTGTTCAATGAACGAGCATGTGCGGGCGGATGATTTGGAAGTGATGATGCGAGAGGCTTTTGCTCATCCTGCGGTTGAAGGCATAATGCTTTGGGGATTTTGGGAGTCGTTTATGAGCAGAGAGAAGTGTCATCTTGTGGATGCAGAAGGGCAGGTGAATGAAGCTGGGAAGAGGTTCATTGAACTGAAGAAGGAATGGTTGTCTGATGGTGATGGGTATATTAATGAGCAAAGTGAGTTTTCATTTAGAGGATTTGAAGGGACATACCAAGTGATTATTCAAAACAAGATTGTCAAGACATTCGTTgttcaacagcagcagcagcagcaggtggtggtggtggtgtacgttgattga
- the LOC110944242 gene encoding uncharacterized protein LOC110944242: MSANEEAELIDLSLLLSDFGVSEGPDKWVWSHDQSGLFSVASIKRVAAAAQSSVPANLFLWNNLVPKKVGVVAWRALAERLPTKLALARRNINIGDTRCIFCGDYEESCEHLFVSCQFTQSIWIVMAQWCKIPPILAFCIKDLLDFHLHMQGCNNKKKKVLNAIVQVVIWSVWRMRNEVIFGQAVPCISKVVEESKSMSYNWIKNRSRSSHWSWNDWRAFSISW; encoded by the coding sequence ATGTCTGCTAATGAGGAAGCTGAATTGATAGACTTGTCCCTTCTTTTGAGTGACTTTGGGGTCAGCGAAGGTCCGGATAAATGGGTTTGGAGTCACGATCAGTCTGGATTGTTCTCGGTGGCTAGTATTAAACGGGTAGCGGCGGCGGCTCAAAGCTCGGTTCCGGCTAACTTATTTCTTTGGAACAACCTTGTACCAAAAAAGGTTGGTGTTGTTGCTTGGCGGGCGTTAGCGGAACGTCTTCCGACTAAACTAGCCTTGGCTCGTAGGAACATTAACATTGGTGATACTAGATGTATCTTTTGTGGTGATTACGAGGAGTCTTGCGAACATCTTTTCGTTTCGTGCCAGTTCACTCAATCCATCTGGATCGTTATGGCGCAGTGGTGCAAGATTCCCCCCATCTTAGCGTTCTGTATTAAAGATTTACTGGACTTTCATCTGCATATGCAAGGTTGTAATAATAAGAAAAAGAAGGTGCTAAACGCCATTGTTCAGGTTGTTATTTGGAGCGTTTGGAGAATGCGCAATGAGGTTATTTTCGGGCAGGCGGTTCCTTGTATCTCGAAGGTGGTTGAGGAGTCCAAGTCGATGTCATACAACTGGATAAAAAATCGCTCGAGGTCCTCGCATTGGTCCTGGAACGACTGGCGGGCTTTCTCCATTAGTTGGTGA
- the LOC110942441 gene encoding amino acid permease 6: MDNKKKTLEVVDDGFRKNLDDDGREKRTGTLLTASAHIITAVIGSGVLSLAWAIAQLGWVAGPAVLMAFSFITYFTSTLLADAYRSPDPVSGKRNYTYMDVVRANLGGNKVQLCGIAQYLNLVGVTIGYTITASISMVAVNKSNCFHEEGHAASCKQSNYPYMIIFAAIQIILSQIPNFHKLSWLSILAAVMSFAYSSIGLGLSIAKVLGGGRGDVRTTLTGVEVGIDVSGQEKVWRTFQAIGDIAFAYAYSTVLIEIQDTLKSYPPENKVMKKASLAGVSTTTIFYVLCGCLGYAAFGNDAPGNFLTGFGFYEPFWLIDFANVCIAVHLIGAYQVFCQPLFGFFEIKCRQQWPDSKFITAEHILNVPFYGEYYVNMFRLVWRTGYVILTALIAMIFPFFNSFLGLIGAGSFYPLTVYFPIEMYIARAKIQRFSLTWVWLKILSWVCLVVSLVAAIGSVQGLLTDVKKYKPFQTE; this comes from the exons ATGGACAACAAGAAGAAGACTCTTGAGGTTGTTGATGATGGGTTCCGCAAAAATCTGGATGATGACGGACGTGAAAAACGAACAG GGACTTTGTTGACTGCAAGCGCACATATCATTACGGCTGTGATAGGATCTGGAGTGCTCTCTCTGGCATGGGCTATCGCCCAGTTAGGTTGGGTTGCTGGTCCCGCCGTTCTCATGGCCTTCTCCTTCATCACCTACTTCACCTCCACCCTCCTCGCTGACGCCTATCGATCCCCAGACCCCGTCTCCGGCAAGCGTAACTACACCTACATGGACGTTGTTCGTGCCAATCTAGGAGGCAACAAGGTGCAGTTATGTGGAATAGCTCAATATCTAAATCTTGTGGGCGTCACCATTGGATACACCATCACTGCATCTATCAGTATGGt GGCGGTGAACAAATCAAACTGTTTTCACGAGGAGGGGCATGCAGCGAGCTGTAAACAGTCAAATTATCCATACATGATAATATTTGCAGCAATTCAGATTATATTAAGCCAGATCCCCAACTTTCACAAGCTCTCTTGGCTCTCCATACTCGCTGCCGTCATGTCTTTTGCTTACTCTTCCATTGGCCTTGGCTTATCCATAGCTAAAGTGCTTG GCGGCGGCCGGGGTGATGTAAGGACCACCCTAACAGGAGTAGAAGTAGGAATAGACGTATCCGGACAAGAGAAAGTTTGGAGGACCTTTCAAGCCATCGGTGACATTGCTTTTGCTTATGCTTATTCTACTGTTCTTATTGAGATTCAG GACACGTTGAAATCATACCCGCcagaaaacaaggtgatgaagaaGGCGTCATTGGCGGGAGTCTCAACGACAACCATATTCTACGTGCTATGTGGGTGCCTTGGCTATGCTGCATTTGGAAATGACGCACCAGGCAACTTCCTCACTGGCTTTGGCTTCTACGAACCCTTTTGGCTTATTGACTTTGCCAACGTGTGCATCGCTGTCCACCTTATTGGTGCATACCAAGTGTTTTGCCAGCCTTTGTTCGGCTTCTTTGAGATCAAGTGTAGACAGCAATGGCCAGATAGCAAGTTCATAACAGCCGAACACATTCTAAACGTCCCCTTTTATGGAGAATACTATGTTAACATGTTTAGGCTGGTGTGGAGAACGGGTTATGTGATACTCACAGCGCTCATAGCCATGATCTTTCCCTTCTTCAATAGCTTCTTGGGGTTGATAGGGGCAGGTTCTTTCTACCCATTGACAGTGTACTTCCCGATAGAGATGTACATTGCTCGGGCTAAGATACAAAGGTTTTCCTTGACATGGGTGTGGTTAAAGATACTAAGTTGGGTTTGCTTGGTGGTTTCGTTGGTTGCAGCAATTGGATCTGTTCAGGGGCTGTTAACAGATGTCAAGAAGTATAAACCCTTCCAGACTGAATGA